From the Streptococcus hyointestinalis genome, the window TTCGACTCATTTTTGTGTTATTCTGCTGAGAGAGCAGCCATTGTAATGTAGTTGTAAGGTTGGTTGAAGTGTGGCAAGAAGAAGAGATCTGTCAATGCCAATTTGTCGATGGTTACCTTTTCTTGGATAGCCAGTGAGAAGAGATGGATTGCTAGCGCAATATCGTCGTAAGACGCCATTTGACAACCTAAAATCACACGGCTATCTTTATCATAGACAATCTTAATGGTTACTTCGTAGTTATCGTGCTTGATAAAGCCTGGTTTTTGCAGGTCTGTAAAGGTTGTTTCAACGGCATTGTGCCCTGCTTGTTTAGCTTTTTCAAGTGTCAAACCTGTAGACACCATGTGGAGTCCGTAAATTGAGATACCGTTTGAACCTTGAACACCAATACCTTCAAGCTCATGACCACAAGCGTTGTGAGCAGCAACGATACCAGTACGTACAGCATTTGACGCAAGGGCGATATAGTTGATGTCGTCTAATGAGTTATCATAAACTGTCGCACAGTCACCGATAGCATAAACATCTTTCATGCTGGTTTCTTGTTTTTTATTGACAACCCATGCACCGTTACGGAAAGTTTCAAGGCGACCTTTACCAAGTTCTGTGTTTGGACGGAAACCAACTGCCATAACGACCATATCCACATCAAAGGTTTCTTTGTCAGTCACAAGACGTTCAACCTTACCATCACCTTCGACTGCTTGAACAGCTTGACCATAAGCAAGACGAATGCCGTGGTCTTCCAAGTTCTTGCTCATCAT encodes:
- the nox gene encoding H2O-forming NADH oxidase — encoded protein: MSKIVVVGTNHAGTAAIKTMLSNYGDENEVVTFDQNSNISFLGCGMALWIGEQIDGPEGLFYSDKEQLEGMGAKVYMESPVLDIDFDKKEVKALVDGKEHIESYDKLILATGSQPVIPPIKGVEIEEGSREFKATLENLQFVKLYQNSAEVIEKLAKPGIDRVAVVGAGYIGVELAEAFQRIGKEVTLVDIAETCMVGYYDRDLTDMMSKNLEDHGIRLAYGQAVQAVEGDGKVERLVTDKETFDVDMVVMAVGFRPNTELGKGRLETFRNGAWVVNKKQETSMKDVYAIGDCATVYDNSLDDINYIALASNAVRTGIVAAHNACGHELEGIGVQGSNGISIYGLHMVSTGLTLEKAKQAGHNAVETTFTDLQKPGFIKHDNYEVTIKIVYDKDSRVILGCQMASYDDIALAIHLFSLAIQEKVTIDKLALTDLFFLPHFNQPYNYITMAALSAE